A genomic stretch from Bacteroidota bacterium includes:
- a CDS encoding sterol desaturase family protein yields the protein MKEYYNIFIQSFTDYFHYLSNELLYPSWHNYFYWLLGLSLFIWLLEITIPWRKHQHIIRKDFWLDGFYMFFNFFLFSLIGFNAISNVFVNLFDDFIGLFGLHNIVAFEIGHWPKWVQLLTLFILADFIQWNIHRMLHYVPWMWEFHKVHHSVEQMGFAAHLRFHWMENIIYKTIQYIPLAMIGFGLKDFFIVHIIALSIGHINHSNLNISYGPFKYLLNNPKMHIWHHAKELPQLPYGANYGISLSIWDYIFKTDYIPNDGRDIELGFESMENFPKSFLDQSKHGFKK from the coding sequence ATGAAAGAATATTACAACATATTCATACAATCTTTTACAGATTATTTTCATTATCTATCAAATGAATTATTATATCCATCATGGCATAATTATTTTTATTGGTTATTGGGTTTGTCTTTGTTTATCTGGTTATTAGAAATAACTATTCCCTGGCGCAAACATCAACATATCATCCGCAAAGATTTTTGGTTAGATGGGTTTTATATGTTCTTTAATTTCTTCCTGTTTTCACTCATCGGATTTAATGCAATCTCCAATGTGTTTGTAAATCTGTTTGATGATTTTATTGGTCTCTTCGGTTTACATAATATAGTGGCATTTGAAATTGGTCATTGGCCAAAATGGGTGCAGTTATTAACCCTCTTTATTCTAGCTGATTTTATTCAATGGAATATTCATCGCATGTTGCATTATGTGCCGTGGATGTGGGAGTTTCATAAAGTACATCACAGTGTGGAACAAATGGGTTTTGCAGCTCACTTGCGTTTTCATTGGATGGAAAATATTATTTATAAAACCATTCAATACATTCCACTTGCAATGATTGGATTTGGTTTGAAAGATTTTTTTATTGTGCATATCATTGCCCTTTCCATCGGACATATAAATCATTCGAATTTAAATATATCTTACGGGCCATTTAAGTATCTTTTAAATAATCCGAAAATGCATATCTGGCATCATGCAAAGGAACTGCCTCAGCTTCCTTACGGCGCTAATTACGGTATTAGTTTAAGTATCTGGGATTATATTTTTAAAACAGATTATATACCTAATGATGGAAGAGATATAGAACTGGGTTTTGAATCCATGGAAAATTTTCCCAAATCTTTTTTAGATCAATCCAAACACGGTTTTAAAAAATAA
- a CDS encoding VIT1/CCC1 transporter family protein translates to MENKFDIPENKNLNKYLPEFVYGGIDGSITTFAVVAGAAGAGLSGNIVIILGFANLFADGFSMSVGAFLSAKSSKELYHKHERNEYWEIENIPHTEVEEIREIYRNKGFEGQLLEDVVKKITEDKDRWVDTMMKEELEMIPDSKSPFKIGLATFISFFSVGIIPLLIFVVDFFLDVEINLFTIASVLTFFAFIGIGYLKSMVTQTSKIKSVTQTLLLGIIAAILAYFVGAFLEQILGK, encoded by the coding sequence TTGGAAAATAAATTTGATATACCGGAAAATAAAAATCTGAATAAATATCTTCCTGAATTTGTGTATGGAGGTATTGATGGCAGTATCACCACTTTTGCAGTTGTAGCAGGTGCTGCAGGCGCCGGTCTAAGTGGAAATATAGTTATCATTTTAGGATTTGCAAATCTATTTGCCGATGGATTTTCAATGAGTGTTGGTGCTTTTCTTTCTGCCAAATCTTCTAAAGAATTATATCATAAACATGAACGCAATGAATATTGGGAGATAGAAAATATTCCACATACTGAAGTGGAAGAGATAAGAGAAATATATCGTAACAAAGGATTTGAAGGTCAATTGTTAGAAGATGTAGTAAAAAAAATTACAGAAGATAAAGATCGATGGGTGGATACTATGATGAAGGAAGAATTAGAAATGATTCCCGATTCCAAATCACCATTCAAGATAGGGTTGGCTACATTTATTTCTTTCTTTTCTGTAGGAATAATTCCGTTGTTAATTTTTGTAGTTGACTTTTTTTTAGATGTAGAAATCAATTTATTTACAATCGCATCTGTACTTACATTTTTTGCATTTATAGGTATCGGATATTTAAAATCTATGGTAACACAAACCAGTAAAATTAAAAGTGTGACGCAAACATTATTACTAGGAATTATTGCAGCTATACTCGCTTACTTCGTAGGGGCATTTTTAGAACAAATCTTAGGCAAGTGA
- a CDS encoding outer membrane beta-barrel protein — protein sequence MRTSLLAILISIGTLSQAQAPIQWIEVGVFGGVSNYYGDLTRDYVVMSESHPAFGGFVKWNMNMNAGIKLNLYHGEVSGADANSNRSDQKLRNLSFTSSVTEVGLSFEYNFPGLYPKELRRPFSPYLYAGVGGFHFNPRAFYKGEWYELQPLGTEGQGINSFDYREKYDLYAFAIPFGAGVKWAFSERWNLGLEYGARFTFTDYLDDVSRTYVSRNVMIEENGITAYNLSNRSGEFLKTEPMDFDENDFRGDPTRTDWYMFFGLTLSRNFIAGTDDGFLSLDKPGLGCFQPKQTRKREKRYHSTK from the coding sequence ATGCGCACAAGTTTACTTGCTATTTTAATTTCCATCGGCACTTTATCGCAGGCTCAAGCTCCAATACAATGGATTGAAGTAGGAGTTTTTGGTGGAGTTTCCAACTATTACGGCGATCTTACTAGAGACTATGTGGTGATGAGTGAGTCACATCCGGCTTTTGGTGGTTTCGTTAAATGGAATATGAATATGAATGCAGGTATTAAGCTGAATTTATATCACGGTGAAGTTTCCGGTGCAGATGCAAATTCAAACCGCTCAGATCAAAAGTTGCGTAACTTAAGTTTTACTTCTTCTGTAACAGAAGTGGGTTTATCATTTGAATACAATTTCCCCGGTTTATATCCTAAAGAATTACGCAGACCTTTTTCACCTTATTTATATGCAGGTGTTGGTGGTTTTCATTTTAACCCAAGAGCTTTTTATAAAGGAGAATGGTATGAACTACAACCCTTAGGAACAGAAGGTCAGGGTATCAACTCATTTGACTACAGAGAAAAATATGACCTCTATGCTTTTGCAATTCCTTTTGGTGCAGGTGTAAAATGGGCTTTCTCTGAGAGATGGAATCTGGGTTTAGAATATGGGGCAAGATTTACATTTACTGATTACTTAGATGATGTGAGTCGTACCTATGTGAGCAGAAATGTTATGATTGAAGAAAACGGTATTACTGCGTATAATCTTTCTAATCGCTCCGGCGAATTTCTGAAAACAGAACCTATGGATTTTGATGAAAATGATTTCAGAGGTGATCCTACCCGAACTGATTGGTATATGTTCTTCGGTCTTACTCTCAGCAGAAATTTTATCGCAGGAACTGATGATGGATTCCTTTCTCTAGATAAACCGGGTCTTGGATGTTTCCAACCGAAGCAAACCCGCAAACGTGAAAAGAGATATCACTCTACTAAATAG
- a CDS encoding outer membrane beta-barrel protein, translated as MRKIALIIFLGFSTLYNANAQYVELGLFGGASFYNGDLSHQLIYWNEFHPAAGIYAGVHFNRYFSLSVQSKFGTISGHDSNSDEEGFKRRNLSFESNIIEAGVVGEFYFPGYIPGDMRFSPFISLGINWFHFNPTAEYMGSVYDLQPLGTEGQGTSAFPDREPYALNQISIPFGVGVKYNLSYNWNLAFEVTFRKTFTDYLDDLSKTYVDADILTNENGELAYALSNRTGEYLGSANADFGNDQKRGSSSVTDYYIFTGFTISYNLIGVGKNSASRQVDCPGEPSKKQKSGLWDKKMMK; from the coding sequence ATGCGCAAAATTGCCCTTATCATTTTTCTTGGATTTTCCACTCTCTATAATGCAAATGCGCAGTATGTTGAATTAGGTCTGTTTGGTGGAGCATCTTTTTATAATGGAGATCTCAGTCATCAATTGATTTATTGGAATGAATTTCATCCGGCAGCAGGAATATATGCAGGAGTTCACTTTAACCGATATTTTAGTCTATCAGTACAATCAAAGTTTGGTACTATTTCCGGTCATGATTCAAACTCTGACGAAGAGGGATTTAAAAGACGCAATCTCAGTTTCGAATCGAATATTATAGAAGCAGGAGTAGTAGGTGAATTTTATTTTCCGGGCTACATTCCCGGCGATATGCGCTTTTCACCATTTATTAGTTTGGGTATAAATTGGTTTCATTTCAATCCAACCGCAGAATATATGGGCAGCGTATATGATTTGCAACCATTAGGGACAGAAGGGCAGGGCACTTCCGCATTTCCTGATAGAGAACCTTATGCATTAAATCAGATTTCCATTCCGTTTGGTGTTGGGGTAAAATATAATCTCTCCTACAATTGGAATCTTGCTTTTGAAGTTACTTTTAGAAAAACATTTACTGACTATCTCGATGATTTAAGTAAGACTTATGTGGATGCCGATATTCTTACCAATGAAAATGGCGAATTGGCTTATGCACTGTCCAATAGAACTGGGGAATATTTGGGATCAGCTAATGCAGATTTTGGAAATGATCAAAAAAGAGGCAGCTCGTCAGTTACTGATTATTATATTTTTACTGGCTTTACTATATCATACAATCTTATTGGAGTAGGTAAAAACTCTGCATCAAGGCAAGTGGATTGTCCCGGAGAACCATCTAAAAAACAGAAAAGCGGTTTGTGGGATAAGAAAATGATGAAATAA
- a CDS encoding NINE protein → MKSKTITAIISFLAGTTGAHRFYLGQNRLGWYFLLFFFVLFPAAIWYSKMYHVANHYMLNTIWIALICITHIVEAIRFGIMRNEKFDAQNKSTGATLPLTVSSIIFAIAAIYGFSYLTKTTGTINIETANTVYKISSVELSTAYNTDEKSYMEKYHGRVLEVSGRVQSFGEDFEKGTYLTLQPADGSPADVNCYLNNEYMKNLSEIATGDSIIIKGVCNRRFLDNCKIITVVK, encoded by the coding sequence ATGAAGTCAAAAACAATTACAGCAATCATTTCATTTTTAGCAGGTACCACCGGTGCACACAGATTTTATTTAGGGCAAAATCGTTTGGGTTGGTATTTTCTTTTATTTTTTTTCGTGCTATTTCCTGCGGCAATCTGGTATAGCAAAATGTATCATGTTGCTAATCATTACATGTTAAATACAATTTGGATTGCATTAATTTGTATCACACACATAGTTGAAGCAATTCGTTTTGGTATAATGCGTAATGAAAAATTTGATGCGCAAAATAAATCTACCGGAGCTACTTTACCACTTACAGTTTCATCAATCATTTTTGCAATAGCTGCAATTTATGGATTTAGTTATTTAACAAAAACCACAGGAACAATAAATATTGAAACTGCAAATACAGTTTACAAAATCAGCTCCGTAGAATTATCTACTGCTTATAATACAGATGAAAAATCATACATGGAAAAGTATCACGGAAGAGTGTTGGAAGTTTCGGGCAGAGTGCAATCTTTTGGTGAAGATTTCGAGAAAGGAACTTATCTTACATTACAACCTGCAGATGGAAGCCCGGCAGATGTAAATTGCTATTTAAATAATGAATACATGAAAAATCTTTCTGAAATTGCTACTGGTGATAGTATAATAATTAAAGGAGTATGCAACAGAAGATTTTTGGATAATTGCAAAATAATTACTGTTGTTAAATAA
- the recR gene encoding recombination protein RecR, which produces MELSSKLMQEAVDAFSRMPGIGKKTALRLVLFLMQQEEREVKKITDAIIALKEGIRFCERCNNIADNKLCSICSNPSRDHSAVCVVGNLRDLIAIESTHQYKGEYHILGGVISPVEGIGPENLQIETLIQKSNSGDVNEIIMALNPTIEGDTTIYYISKKIREINPEMRITTMARGIAFGGELEYTDEVTIARSLATRIPYDSYQSKND; this is translated from the coding sequence ATGGAATTATCATCTAAACTCATGCAGGAAGCCGTAGATGCATTTTCTAGAATGCCGGGTATTGGAAAAAAAACTGCCTTACGTTTAGTATTATTTTTAATGCAACAGGAAGAAAGAGAAGTAAAAAAAATTACGGATGCTATTATCGCATTAAAAGAAGGTATTCGGTTTTGCGAGAGATGTAATAACATTGCCGATAATAAATTATGCAGTATATGCAGCAATCCTTCCCGTGATCATAGTGCTGTTTGTGTAGTAGGTAATTTGCGTGATTTAATTGCAATAGAAAGCACACATCAATACAAAGGTGAATATCATATTTTAGGTGGCGTAATTTCTCCTGTGGAAGGAATTGGCCCTGAAAACTTGCAGATAGAAACATTAATACAAAAATCAAATTCAGGTGATGTCAATGAAATAATTATGGCATTAAATCCAACCATAGAAGGTGATACGACTATTTATTATATTTCAAAAAAAATACGTGAGATAAATCCTGAAATGCGCATTACCACTATGGCAAGAGGAATTGCTTTTGGTGGTGAATTGGAATATACGGATGAAGTTACTATTGCACGTTCGCTTGCCACTCGTATTCCTTACGATAGTTATCAGAGTAAAAACGACTGA
- a CDS encoding glycosyltransferase: MDLSIIIVNYNVKYFLEQAIASALRAIQNLQVEIIVVDNNSTDGSVEFIHQKFPEIQLIANKNNVGFSTANNQGIHASKGRYVLLLNPDTVVPEDTFQKCIHFMDQHPEAGALGVKMLDGTGTYLPESKRGFPNPEVAFYKAFGLAALFPKSKVFGKYHLGYLDKNTIDEVDVLAGAFMLIRKETLDKTGLLDETFFMYGEDIDLSYRIVKAGYKNYYFPDAPIIHYKGESTKKGSLNYVRMFYNAMKIFARKHFSGSNAGAFIFLINVAIYFRAAIALVVRFTRKIAIPLLDVIIIFIGMLLIKEYWEYYVRYIDGGKYPPGYVYINIPIYIFCWIIALYFSGAYDKSTNTIKIIRGVFWGTILISAIYGFFPEHLRFSRGMILAGVAWTTFILISERYLLHFIKNKNLRFGEDTEKNIIIFGEVEEAHRIEILLQKLHLKKHIIGIITKQKTNGENILGSESQLPQLVSIFQCNELIFCAKDISYKEILHHMITLGNTLNYKIIGNGNESFVGSNSKNAAGELYSLEDEFAIARPENKRSKRLFNILFSFLLLATFPLQFIFVRNKLGLIKNIFFVLFNNKTWVGYAIQDAQIKKLPHLKTAVISVLGKYQSGAIDEKTIHRINALYATNYKLGFDIDVIINSYKDLGNTLH; this comes from the coding sequence ATGGATTTAAGTATCATAATCGTCAATTACAATGTAAAATATTTCCTGGAACAGGCAATTGCATCTGCATTGCGTGCTATTCAAAATTTACAAGTGGAAATAATTGTAGTGGATAATAATTCAACAGATGGCAGTGTTGAATTTATCCATCAAAAATTCCCTGAAATACAATTGATAGCCAATAAAAATAATGTCGGTTTTTCAACTGCAAATAACCAAGGTATTCATGCTTCTAAAGGTCGCTATGTATTGTTATTAAATCCGGATACCGTTGTACCGGAAGATACTTTTCAAAAATGCATTCACTTTATGGATCAACATCCGGAGGCAGGTGCATTAGGTGTAAAAATGTTAGATGGTACAGGCACTTATTTACCTGAATCAAAACGTGGATTTCCCAATCCTGAAGTGGCATTTTACAAAGCATTCGGGCTCGCCGCACTATTTCCAAAATCCAAAGTGTTCGGAAAATATCATTTAGGTTATCTTGATAAAAACACTATTGATGAAGTGGATGTATTAGCTGGTGCATTTATGTTAATCCGCAAAGAAACTTTAGATAAAACAGGTTTGCTGGATGAAACATTTTTTATGTATGGAGAAGATATTGACCTGTCCTATAGAATTGTAAAAGCAGGATACAAAAATTATTATTTTCCAGATGCACCCATTATTCATTACAAAGGGGAAAGCACAAAAAAAGGCAGTCTGAATTATGTGCGCATGTTTTATAATGCCATGAAAATATTTGCACGTAAACATTTCTCCGGAAGCAATGCAGGCGCTTTTATTTTTCTGATTAATGTGGCTATTTATTTTCGTGCTGCAATAGCTTTGGTGGTTCGATTCACAAGAAAAATTGCAATACCATTATTAGACGTGATAATTATCTTCATCGGCATGTTGCTGATAAAAGAATATTGGGAATATTATGTGCGATATATTGATGGTGGAAAATATCCTCCCGGATATGTTTATATAAATATTCCAATTTATATTTTTTGTTGGATAATCGCCTTATACTTTAGCGGCGCTTACGACAAATCCACAAATACAATTAAAATAATCAGAGGCGTATTTTGGGGAACCATACTTATTTCTGCCATCTATGGATTCTTTCCAGAGCACTTACGTTTTTCAAGAGGAATGATATTAGCCGGCGTTGCATGGACCACATTTATATTAATCAGTGAAAGATATTTATTGCATTTTATTAAAAATAAAAATCTGCGGTTTGGTGAAGACACCGAAAAAAACATTATCATTTTTGGAGAAGTGGAAGAGGCTCACAGAATAGAGATATTATTACAGAAACTTCATTTGAAAAAACATATTATCGGAATCATTACAAAACAAAAAACCAATGGAGAAAATATTCTGGGCAGCGAATCGCAGCTTCCACAACTCGTCTCCATTTTTCAATGTAATGAATTAATATTTTGTGCAAAAGATATTTCGTACAAAGAAATTTTACATCACATGATTACGCTTGGCAATACGCTGAATTATAAAATTATTGGCAACGGTAACGAAAGTTTTGTAGGCAGCAATTCTAAAAATGCCGCTGGAGAACTCTATAGTTTGGAAGATGAATTTGCTATTGCCCGACCTGAAAATAAACGCAGCAAAAGATTATTTAATATACTTTTCTCATTCCTTCTATTAGCAACATTTCCTCTGCAATTTATATTTGTAAGAAATAAATTAGGTTTAATAAAAAATATATTCTTTGTACTTTTTAATAACAAAACATGGGTTGGTTATGCAATACAGGATGCACAAATAAAAAAATTACCGCATTTAAAAACAGCAGTGATTTCTGTGTTAGGAAAATATCAATCGGGAGCTATTGATGAAAAGACAATTCATCGCATTAATGCATTGTATGCTACCAATTACAAATTAGGTTTTGATATTGATGTAATTATTAATTCTTATAAAGATTTAGGAAACACTCTTCATTAA
- the aspS gene encoding aspartate--tRNA ligase produces the protein MKSKTFYRTNNCGELRSENIGSTVTLVGWVNRGRDLGGLTFIDLRDRYGITQLVFNMDTNAELCAVARKLGREYVIQITGVVAERSNKNNNIPTGNIEILVNTLEVLNASELPPFTMEDETDGGEELRMKYRYLDLRRPQMQRRIMLRAKMVKAVREYLDNNDFIEIETPNLIKSTPEGARDFIVPSRLQPGLFYALPQSPQIIKQLLMVAGMDRYYQIARCFRDEDLRGDRQPEFSQIDCEMSFVTQEDIWEMFEGMTKHVFQKTKNITLPDFMRLPYLDAIKFYGTDKPDLRFDCKITELNTVAGNSEFMVFNKVLDNKGLIACINAKGCSEYSRKQIDELTEFVKAPHRGAGGLIYIRFGKDGTIKSSVDKFFNQEQLKEIGKTCNAENGDLILIVADKIKTTRKVLGELRLEIAKRESWIDKNAWSVFWVVDMPLFEPDENTGEPIFAHHPFCAMHPDDVQFLDSDPLRIRAQSYDMVMNGNEILSGSIRIHNKELQEKIFTILGFSDEEKEKRFGFMVNAFKYGAPPHGGCAFGLDRWVMLMAGGETIRDVIPFPKNNAGRDLMMDAPGEVDSTQLIMVGIQLSEKEEK, from the coding sequence ATGAAAAGCAAAACATTTTACAGAACAAATAATTGTGGTGAATTAAGATCTGAAAATATCGGATCAACAGTAACACTTGTCGGATGGGTAAATCGGGGTAGAGATTTAGGAGGATTAACCTTTATTGATTTGCGTGACCGCTATGGAATTACTCAATTGGTTTTCAATATGGATACCAATGCAGAATTATGTGCTGTTGCAAGAAAATTAGGTCGTGAATACGTTATTCAAATTACAGGTGTAGTTGCGGAGCGCAGCAATAAAAATAACAATATTCCCACAGGTAATATTGAAATTTTGGTAAATACATTAGAAGTTTTAAATGCAAGTGAACTCCCTCCATTCACTATGGAAGATGAAACAGATGGCGGCGAAGAATTGCGTATGAAATATCGTTATCTGGATTTAAGACGACCACAAATGCAACGCAGAATTATGTTGCGGGCAAAGATGGTAAAAGCAGTACGTGAATATTTGGACAACAATGATTTTATAGAAATTGAAACACCGAATTTAATTAAATCCACTCCGGAAGGCGCAAGAGATTTTATTGTGCCCAGTCGTTTGCAGCCGGGTTTATTTTATGCGTTACCACAATCACCACAAATAATAAAACAATTATTGATGGTGGCGGGAATGGATAGATATTATCAGATTGCAAGATGTTTTCGTGATGAAGATTTACGTGGCGACAGACAACCTGAATTTTCACAAATAGATTGTGAAATGAGTTTTGTTACTCAGGAAGATATTTGGGAAATGTTTGAAGGCATGACGAAACATGTATTTCAAAAAACAAAAAATATTACACTGCCGGATTTTATGCGTTTGCCATATTTAGATGCAATAAAATTTTATGGAACAGATAAACCGGATTTAAGATTTGATTGTAAAATCACCGAGCTAAATACTGTTGCAGGAAATTCTGAATTTATGGTATTTAATAAAGTACTTGATAATAAAGGTTTAATTGCATGCATCAATGCAAAAGGATGTAGTGAATATTCCCGCAAACAAATTGATGAACTCACCGAATTTGTGAAAGCACCGCATCGTGGTGCTGGAGGTTTAATTTATATCCGCTTTGGAAAAGATGGCACTATCAAATCATCCGTAGATAAATTTTTTAATCAAGAGCAATTAAAAGAAATTGGCAAAACATGTAATGCAGAAAATGGAGATTTGATTTTAATAGTTGCCGATAAAATAAAAACTACCAGAAAAGTATTGGGTGAATTGCGATTAGAAATTGCCAAACGTGAAAGCTGGATTGATAAAAATGCATGGAGTGTTTTTTGGGTAGTGGATATGCCATTGTTTGAGCCGGATGAAAATACAGGTGAACCTATTTTTGCACATCATCCATTTTGTGCAATGCATCCCGATGATGTGCAATTTCTGGATAGCGATCCATTGCGTATTCGTGCACAATCGTATGATATGGTGATGAATGGCAATGAAATATTAAGCGGCAGTATTCGTATTCACAATAAAGAATTGCAGGAAAAAATATTTACCATTTTAGGTTTTTCAGATGAAGAAAAAGAAAAGCGTTTTGGGTTTATGGTTAATGCGTTTAAATATGGTGCGCCTCCACATGGTGGTTGTGCTTTTGGTTTAGACCGTTGGGTGATGTTAATGGCAGGTGGTGAAACTATCCGTGATGTAATTCCATTTCCAAAAAATAATGCTGGCAGAGATTTGATGATGGATGCACCTGGTGAAGTAGATTCTACTCAACTGATTATGGTAGGTATTCAATTAAGTGAGAAAGAAGAAAAATAA